One genomic window of Luteitalea pratensis includes the following:
- a CDS encoding aminotransferase class V-fold PLP-dependent enzyme: protein MTDALLPWRAEFPILETCTYLVSHSLGAMPREARTQATRFLDAWDTRGVRAWSEGWWQTSRETGDMLAPLLGVPAGSVTMVQNVSVAQSVIVSGLDFTGPRRRIVTPRLDFPTNHYVFEGWRRHGADVVYVESPDGLTQPAEAWRPLIDDRTALVCCSLVLFRSSSITDVAPILERARAVGAPVVLDVYQATGTIPLNLTALGVEFAVGGSVKWLCGGPGAGYLYVRPDVAATLAPAATGWAAHARPFDFETGAIVYADGGERFASGTPNVAAWTIAQAGYRIVNAIGVGAIRDKSLRQTRRILEHARARGWRLRTPDEDARRGGTVTIDVPDSARVAADLIARDVIIDHRPNAGIRMAPHFYTTDEEIDHALAVMDEVTANHR from the coding sequence ATGACCGACGCGTTGCTCCCCTGGCGCGCCGAGTTCCCCATCCTCGAGACCTGCACGTATCTCGTGAGTCATTCGCTCGGCGCCATGCCGCGCGAGGCGCGCACGCAGGCCACCCGCTTCCTCGACGCGTGGGACACGCGTGGCGTACGCGCGTGGTCGGAAGGCTGGTGGCAGACAAGTCGCGAGACCGGCGACATGCTGGCGCCCCTGCTCGGCGTGCCAGCTGGCTCGGTCACGATGGTGCAGAACGTGTCGGTTGCCCAGTCGGTCATCGTGTCCGGCCTCGACTTCACCGGGCCCCGGCGACGCATCGTCACGCCCCGCCTCGACTTCCCGACGAACCATTACGTGTTCGAAGGCTGGCGCCGTCATGGCGCCGACGTGGTGTACGTCGAGTCTCCGGACGGGCTCACGCAACCAGCCGAGGCGTGGCGGCCCTTGATCGACGATCGGACCGCGCTCGTCTGCTGCTCGCTGGTGCTGTTCCGAAGTTCCTCGATCACGGACGTGGCGCCGATCCTCGAGCGCGCGCGGGCAGTCGGTGCCCCCGTGGTGCTCGATGTCTACCAGGCCACCGGCACCATCCCGCTGAATCTCACCGCGCTCGGCGTCGAGTTCGCCGTCGGCGGATCGGTGAAGTGGCTGTGCGGCGGGCCGGGTGCGGGATACCTGTACGTGCGGCCGGATGTGGCCGCGACGCTGGCGCCGGCGGCAACGGGCTGGGCCGCCCACGCGCGGCCGTTCGACTTCGAGACCGGAGCGATCGTGTACGCCGATGGCGGGGAGCGGTTCGCTTCCGGGACGCCCAACGTCGCAGCCTGGACGATTGCGCAGGCGGGCTACCGGATCGTCAACGCGATTGGCGTCGGGGCGATTCGCGACAAGTCATTGCGGCAGACACGCCGCATCCTGGAGCATGCGCGCGCGCGCGGCTGGCGGCTGCGCACTCCCGATGAGGATGCCCGGCGGGGCGGCACGGTGACCATCGACGTGCCCGACAGCGCGCGCGTGGCCGCCGATCTCATCGCCCGCGACGTGATCATCGACCACCGTCCGAACGCCGGTATCCGCATGGCGCCGCACTTCTACACGACCGACGAGGAGATCGACCACGCGCTCGCCGTCATGGATGAGGTGACGGCGAATCATCGCTGA
- the lipA gene encoding lipoyl synthase, with protein sequence MSTVAPLHVIRPRQPKPEWLKVKAPGSENYLRLSKLMRGLGLNTVCEEARCPNIGECWHHGTATFMILGDVCTRACGYCAVAHGKPATLDLDEPRRVADAVKVLGLNYVVITSVDRDDLPDGGSGIFAETIRRTRALSPACRIEVLIPDFQGKADQLYTVLDAGPDVLNHNTETVPRLYRKARSGGKYSRTLELLQRAKAYAPRIPTKTGLMVGLGEEKPELAEVFRDLRGIEVDILTLGQYLRPTESHLEMTRYYTPDEFRELKAIALGLGFGHVEAGPLVRSSYHAHEQADSLAQAAAGGCR encoded by the coding sequence ATGAGCACAGTAGCCCCCCTGCACGTCATTCGCCCGCGCCAGCCCAAGCCCGAGTGGCTCAAGGTCAAGGCGCCGGGCTCCGAGAACTACCTGCGGCTCTCGAAGCTGATGCGGGGTCTCGGCCTGAACACCGTGTGCGAGGAAGCGCGCTGCCCGAACATCGGCGAGTGCTGGCACCACGGCACCGCGACGTTCATGATCCTCGGCGACGTCTGCACGCGCGCCTGCGGCTACTGCGCCGTCGCACATGGCAAGCCCGCGACCCTCGACCTCGATGAGCCGCGCCGCGTGGCCGACGCCGTCAAGGTGCTCGGCTTGAACTACGTCGTGATCACGTCGGTAGACCGCGACGACCTGCCGGACGGCGGGTCCGGCATCTTTGCCGAGACGATCCGACGGACGCGGGCGCTGTCGCCCGCGTGCCGCATCGAGGTCCTGATCCCGGACTTCCAGGGCAAGGCCGACCAGTTGTACACCGTGCTCGACGCCGGGCCTGACGTGCTGAACCACAACACCGAGACCGTCCCTCGCCTCTACCGCAAGGCGCGCAGTGGCGGCAAGTACAGCCGGACACTCGAACTGCTGCAGCGCGCCAAGGCGTACGCTCCGCGGATCCCGACCAAGACCGGACTGATGGTTGGCCTGGGCGAGGAGAAGCCCGAGCTCGCCGAGGTGTTCCGCGACCTGCGCGGCATCGAGGTGGACATCCTCACGCTCGGGCAATACCTGCGGCCCACCGAGTCGCACCTCGAGATGACCCGCTACTACACGCCCGACGAGTTCCGCGAGTTGAAAGCCATCGCGCTCGGCCTCGGATTCGGACACGTGGAGGCGGGTCCGCTCGTGCGCAGTTCCTACCACGCACACGAGCAGGCCGACAGCCTCGCGCAGGCCGCCGCCGGCGGCTGTCGCTAG
- a CDS encoding uracil-DNA glycosylase has translation MPRAYPAQRPVPQRLRAAHAAIIECDACPRLRTYCRDIATIKRAAFRDDTYWARPVPGFGDANARLLVLGLAPAAHGANRTGRVFTGDGVNASGDFLMRAMMAGGFANRATSQHPDDGLTLIDAYVAAAVRCAPPDNKPTPEEVDTCLAHLEAELAALPRIRLVVVLGRIAYDAFRRLLARRGVRLPAAPFAHGHCVDCTGLGVPSVLQSYHPSRQNTHTGRLTDPMLADVFLDARRRLDAGHT, from the coding sequence ATGCCCCGGGCGTACCCTGCCCAACGTCCCGTACCGCAGCGGCTGCGTGCCGCCCACGCTGCCATCATCGAGTGCGATGCGTGCCCGCGGCTGCGCACGTACTGTCGCGACATCGCGACGATCAAGCGGGCGGCCTTCCGCGACGACACGTACTGGGCGCGCCCCGTCCCGGGCTTCGGCGACGCCAATGCCAGGCTGCTCGTGCTCGGCCTCGCGCCTGCTGCCCATGGCGCCAATCGCACCGGACGCGTGTTCACCGGCGATGGCGTGAACGCATCGGGCGACTTCCTGATGCGCGCGATGATGGCCGGCGGCTTCGCCAACCGCGCGACGTCGCAGCATCCCGATGACGGCCTCACGCTGATCGATGCCTACGTGGCCGCCGCGGTGAGGTGTGCCCCTCCGGACAACAAGCCCACGCCCGAGGAGGTGGACACCTGCCTCGCCCACCTCGAGGCCGAACTCGCGGCCCTGCCCCGCATCCGCCTCGTGGTGGTGCTCGGACGCATCGCGTACGACGCGTTCCGTCGCCTGCTGGCACGCCGCGGAGTAAGGCTGCCAGCCGCTCCGTTTGCACATGGTCATTGCGTGGACTGCACCGGACTCGGCGTGCCGAGCGTGCTGCAGTCCTACCATCCGTCTCGCCAGAACACCCACACAGGGCGCCTCACGGACCCGATGCTCGCCGACGTCTTCCTCGACGCCCGGCGCCGCCTCGACGCCGGGCATACGTAA
- a CDS encoding FG-GAP repeat domain-containing protein translates to MASSRQRGITALLGTLVTAGAWLAAQAPPAPRVPTFRKVILDGAFRAEGIALADVNRDGRVDVMAGNAWYGAPLPEAATTAGAWARHEIAPLEPFDAPTGFSNAFHTFALDVNGDGWPDQVVLGYPGEPASWRANPGPRGGVWRTHPVSSSTGNESPAFARLVRGRGPVLVMGVDEQLGWLAPAASPFVPFTFHPISEPKHPTAQRYAHGLGVGDINGDGRADVVSTKGYWVAPETPGDMPWPFTAADLGPDAAHMAIYDVNVDGLADIVASAAHQVGVWWFEQKQASGTRTFVSHEIDASFSQSHALDVGDIDNDGIADVVTGKRRWAHGPTGDPQPNAPGVLYWYQPRRSGTTVSWTKHLIDDTSGVGNQVVLGDVDGDGRLDVASANKHGVFVFLQR, encoded by the coding sequence GTGGCGTCATCGCGACAGCGCGGCATCACCGCACTGCTCGGCACGTTGGTGACGGCCGGCGCGTGGCTCGCCGCGCAGGCACCTCCGGCGCCGCGGGTGCCGACGTTCCGGAAGGTCATCCTCGATGGGGCGTTCCGTGCCGAAGGCATCGCGCTGGCGGACGTGAATCGTGACGGCCGCGTCGACGTCATGGCCGGCAATGCGTGGTACGGGGCGCCGCTGCCCGAGGCCGCCACCACCGCGGGCGCGTGGGCGCGACACGAGATCGCGCCTCTCGAACCGTTCGACGCCCCCACCGGCTTCAGCAATGCGTTCCACACCTTCGCGCTCGACGTCAATGGCGACGGCTGGCCAGATCAGGTGGTGCTCGGATACCCGGGCGAGCCGGCGTCGTGGCGCGCGAATCCGGGGCCGCGCGGTGGCGTGTGGCGGACGCATCCCGTGTCGTCGTCAACGGGCAACGAGTCGCCCGCGTTCGCACGACTCGTGCGTGGCCGTGGCCCCGTGCTGGTGATGGGTGTCGACGAGCAACTCGGCTGGCTGGCGCCTGCGGCGTCGCCATTCGTGCCGTTCACCTTCCACCCGATCAGCGAGCCGAAACATCCGACCGCCCAGCGCTATGCGCACGGACTCGGCGTCGGCGACATCAACGGCGACGGACGCGCCGACGTGGTCAGCACGAAGGGATACTGGGTAGCGCCGGAGACACCAGGGGACATGCCGTGGCCCTTCACCGCGGCCGACCTCGGGCCGGACGCCGCGCACATGGCCATCTACGACGTGAACGTCGATGGCCTGGCGGATATCGTTGCGAGCGCGGCACACCAGGTAGGCGTGTGGTGGTTCGAGCAGAAGCAGGCAAGCGGCACGCGGACCTTCGTCAGTCACGAGATCGACGCGTCCTTCTCGCAATCGCACGCCCTCGACGTGGGCGACATCGACAACGACGGCATCGCCGACGTGGTCACCGGCAAGCGACGATGGGCGCACGGCCCGACCGGCGATCCACAACCCAATGCACCCGGCGTCCTCTACTGGTACCAGCCACGCCGATCCGGGACAACGGTGAGCTGGACCAAGCACCTGATCGACGACACGTCCGGCGTCGGCAACCAGGTCGTCCTCGGCGACGTCGACGGCGACGGCCGGCTCGACGTGGCGAGCGCAAACAAGCACGGCGTATTCGTGTTTCTTCAGCGATGA
- a CDS encoding amino acid permease C-terminal domain-containing protein: MSLFITVPLARLHARADGDDGPALPRVLGRGDLLSLGIGAVIGAGIFVLTGQVADAHTGPAIVAGWPWDWQAWRAHSPVSAMPSSPLPFPVPWAPWLPLLSVIVSLWLTTSLPRETWERLVIWMVVGWSCTRSMAFVAASCAASRRLAPDKP, translated from the coding sequence GTGTCGCTCTTCATCACCGTCCCGCTCGCTCGCCTGCACGCCCGTGCCGATGGAGACGACGGACCCGCGCTGCCGCGCGTGCTGGGCCGGGGCGACCTGTTGTCGCTCGGCATCGGCGCGGTCATCGGCGCCGGCATCTTCGTGCTCACCGGCCAGGTCGCCGATGCACACACGGGCCCGGCCATCGTCGCTGGCTGGCCATGGGACTGGCAAGCCTGGCGAGCGCACTCGCCGGTCTCTGCTATGCCGAGTTCGCCGCTGCCGTTTCCCGTCCCGTGGGCGCCGTGGCTGCCGCTCCTGTCGGTCATCGTCAGCCTCTGGCTGACGACGAGCCTGCCGCGAGAGACCTGGGAGCGCCTGGTGATCTGGATGGTCGTCGGCTGGTCGTGTACGCGCTCCATGGCTTTCGTCGCAGCGTCCTGCGCCGCGAGCAGGCGACTCGCGCCAGACAAACCGTGA
- a CDS encoding helix-turn-helix domain-containing protein, producing the protein MASQTSADKALHLLEVLSGEPRGMPLRDLARLSGLPAATAHRLLLVLRRRGFVRQEREGGHYVLTLKLLDMSFRYLNGSELRLHAYPPLRDYASRTTARAFVSLPAGEVTYVWGGQDDAAAMYTAYGKPMPGHCSLFFAEGQQRRLSCARLCASGDVSRSADVVRRFGDDGAADGYRLNCACAPVRDYRGQEVARVGVFTHGRDEGPLHDEHVPAAWDLARATSVRLGYLSADVGPALPTRLREPGTER; encoded by the coding sequence ATGGCCAGCCAGACATCCGCCGACAAGGCGTTGCACCTGCTCGAGGTCCTGAGCGGAGAACCGCGTGGCATGCCATTGCGCGATCTGGCACGGCTGTCAGGACTCCCGGCGGCGACGGCGCACCGGTTGCTGCTGGTGCTGCGACGTCGCGGGTTCGTCCGGCAGGAGCGGGAGGGCGGACATTACGTGCTCACCCTCAAGCTCCTGGACATGAGTTTCCGGTACTTGAACGGCTCCGAACTGCGCCTGCATGCCTACCCGCCGTTGCGCGACTACGCCAGCCGCACCACGGCGCGCGCATTCGTGTCGCTGCCGGCAGGGGAAGTCACCTACGTCTGGGGCGGCCAGGACGACGCGGCGGCGATGTATACGGCCTACGGCAAGCCCATGCCGGGGCACTGTTCGTTGTTCTTTGCCGAAGGCCAGCAGCGGCGCCTGAGTTGTGCGCGACTGTGTGCGAGCGGGGACGTCTCCCGGTCGGCGGACGTGGTGCGGCGGTTTGGCGACGATGGTGCCGCAGACGGATACCGCCTGAACTGCGCGTGCGCCCCCGTGCGTGACTATCGGGGGCAGGAAGTCGCTCGTGTGGGGGTGTTCACCCACGGGCGAGACGAGGGACCGCTGCACGACGAGCACGTGCCGGCGGCGTGGGATCTGGCACGGGCGACGTCCGTGCGGCTCGGATACTTGTCGGCCGACGTCGGGCCGGCGTTGCCAACCCGGCTCCGCGAGCCGGGGACAGAGCGATAG
- a CDS encoding 4Fe-4S dicluster domain-containing protein translates to MAYVITEPCIGTKDTACVDVCPVDCIHPRKDEGDYDATQMLFIHPDECIDCGACVPACPVEAIFAMDEVPDQWKAYIEKNAEHYQK, encoded by the coding sequence GTGGCGTACGTTATTACCGAACCCTGTATCGGGACCAAGGACACGGCCTGCGTGGACGTGTGCCCCGTCGATTGCATTCACCCGCGGAAGGATGAGGGCGATTACGACGCGACGCAGATGCTGTTCATCCACCCGGACGAGTGCATCGATTGCGGCGCCTGCGTGCCGGCGTGCCCCGTGGAGGCGATCTTCGCGATGGATGAAGTGCCTGACCAGTGGAAGGCGTATATCGAGAAGAACGCCGAGCACTACCAGAAGTAG
- a CDS encoding two-component regulator propeller domain-containing protein yields MLASCLLIATSVAAFAQSTARLIVDQWRVEDGLPQNTITSLAQDERGYLWIATRKGLARFDGAQFTPVTRVGTMDLGNLRLTAVLPDGDGVLWVSTYGSGVLRVAGGVVTRYGEAEGVPDDIVWDLYRDRQRRVWLASSSGARVFDGRRWQAPPLPADLAGDGVNAVFQARSGTMWFATSHHGAVSVDGTVVGRYSIEAGLPSPIATSVAETPDGAIWVTGARGVSRIDNGVVTTFGPDDGLPVERVLQVLVDRRGVVWMATHGGGLVRYDGAQFTAFRRSDGLSSDYLISLAEDRDGALWVGTLAGGLNRLAPAARELLDVRSGLPPFPVTTVSQVATTLDWWIGTYGGGLVSLRGGKLRTLTTRDGLPSNAITSVACDLDGSVWVGTNGGGAFRLQEGHVVEHLGPEVVGATLRTIEVSNEAVWFGGNGVVRYQKGVIRRFGKSDGLRSNEVRAIYALADRTWVGTYSGGLQSIERNGRIVSWGEREGLTNPFVTSLQHDRTGTLWIGTYGGGLFRLQHGKMSSITTRDGLPDDVVFDVLEDDAGRLWLTGTQGLAVVRIADVHARMDGRGGVLSVAQYGRAEGVPGTDGTDGNQPLSWLAKDGRLWFATVDGVVIFDPTEVADTPAAPAVSIDTVQVNKARVELSALVSPLPARSIDIAYSAPRLMGGRAVQYEYRLVGLDDAWVDAGAARTASFTNLSPGGYHFEVRARAHRGAPPGTARTLSFQVPARFYQTGWFLGLALTAMTLVIVGLVRLRIGHLRRHQQDLQRLVEERTAALRHEMQERERAERERRALDDRIQQAQRLESLGVLAGGVAHDFNNLLVGVLGEASLALADLPAGSSGRKHVERIERAALRASELTSQMLAYSGRGRFIVVPVALEELVEEVRELLGSIIPATVTVSHDFPRWLPMIAGDPSQLRQVVMNLLTNAAEATGRDGGQIRISAGTRTLRPGEAATTHQPGVLGLAPGDYVWLEVRDSGAGMDAETLDRIFDPFFTTKPAGRGLGLAAVQGIVRSHAGRILVTSEPAVGTTFTLLFPCMRNASDAPPRRTERGRERLAKPVVATSVEATHGTGVAGAVVAPHVLVVDDERLVRDVARVALRRTGHVVTEVPTGEEAVATFSERPGAFDVVVLDLTLPGIQGRAVLQAMREERPHLPIVLTSGYTAEEAGDLTASPSTVFLQKPWRPEQLVHCVRELMADAAARPVEPA; encoded by the coding sequence GTGCTGGCCTCGTGCCTGTTGATCGCCACCAGCGTGGCGGCGTTCGCCCAGTCGACGGCTCGCCTGATCGTCGATCAGTGGCGCGTCGAGGACGGGTTGCCGCAGAACACCATCACCAGTCTCGCGCAGGACGAGCGCGGGTACCTTTGGATAGCCACCCGCAAGGGCCTTGCCCGCTTCGACGGAGCGCAGTTCACGCCCGTGACGCGCGTCGGCACCATGGACCTGGGGAACCTGCGGCTGACCGCGGTCCTGCCAGATGGCGACGGCGTCCTGTGGGTCAGCACCTACGGATCCGGCGTGCTTCGGGTCGCGGGCGGCGTCGTCACGCGATACGGCGAGGCCGAAGGCGTGCCGGACGACATCGTCTGGGACCTGTACCGGGATCGCCAGCGGCGCGTGTGGCTGGCGTCCTCGAGCGGTGCTCGCGTCTTCGACGGACGGCGCTGGCAGGCGCCTCCCTTGCCTGCCGACCTGGCCGGCGATGGCGTGAATGCCGTGTTCCAGGCACGGAGCGGCACGATGTGGTTCGCCACCTCGCACCATGGCGCGGTCAGCGTGGACGGCACGGTCGTCGGACGCTACTCGATCGAGGCCGGGCTGCCGAGCCCCATCGCGACATCAGTGGCCGAGACGCCGGACGGCGCGATCTGGGTGACCGGCGCGCGCGGCGTGAGCCGCATCGACAACGGGGTCGTCACCACGTTCGGGCCAGACGACGGCTTGCCCGTCGAACGGGTCCTGCAGGTGCTCGTCGATCGGCGCGGCGTCGTGTGGATGGCCACCCATGGCGGCGGGCTGGTGCGCTACGACGGCGCGCAGTTCACGGCGTTCCGGCGCAGTGACGGCCTGAGTTCCGATTACCTGATCTCGCTCGCGGAAGACCGGGACGGCGCGCTCTGGGTGGGCACGCTGGCCGGGGGCCTGAACCGGCTGGCCCCCGCGGCCCGCGAGTTGCTCGACGTGCGCTCGGGGCTGCCACCGTTCCCGGTCACCACTGTTTCGCAGGTGGCCACGACCCTCGACTGGTGGATCGGCACCTACGGCGGGGGGCTCGTCAGCCTGCGTGGCGGCAAACTGCGCACCCTTACGACCCGTGACGGCCTGCCAAGCAACGCCATCACCTCGGTGGCCTGTGACCTGGACGGCAGCGTCTGGGTCGGGACGAACGGCGGTGGCGCCTTCCGCCTGCAGGAGGGCCACGTCGTCGAGCACCTTGGCCCGGAGGTAGTGGGCGCGACGTTGCGGACCATCGAGGTGTCCAACGAGGCCGTCTGGTTCGGCGGCAACGGCGTGGTCCGCTACCAGAAGGGCGTGATCCGCCGATTCGGCAAGTCCGACGGCCTGCGCAGCAACGAAGTCCGCGCCATCTACGCCCTGGCCGATCGGACATGGGTCGGTACTTACAGCGGTGGGCTGCAAAGCATCGAGCGGAATGGCCGGATCGTCAGCTGGGGCGAACGTGAAGGCCTCACCAACCCGTTCGTGACGTCGCTGCAGCACGACCGCACGGGCACGCTATGGATCGGCACGTACGGCGGTGGCCTGTTTCGCCTGCAACACGGCAAGATGTCCTCGATCACGACCAGGGACGGGCTGCCCGACGACGTGGTCTTCGACGTGCTGGAAGACGATGCCGGCCGCTTGTGGCTGACGGGCACGCAGGGCCTCGCCGTGGTCCGCATTGCCGACGTGCATGCCCGGATGGACGGCCGCGGCGGCGTCCTGTCGGTGGCGCAATACGGGCGTGCGGAGGGCGTGCCCGGTACCGATGGCACAGACGGCAACCAGCCCCTCAGCTGGCTGGCCAAAGACGGCCGCCTCTGGTTCGCGACGGTCGACGGTGTGGTCATCTTCGATCCGACGGAGGTCGCCGATACGCCGGCCGCGCCGGCGGTGAGCATCGACACGGTGCAGGTGAACAAGGCGCGCGTGGAACTGTCCGCCCTGGTCAGCCCGCTCCCGGCACGCAGCATCGACATCGCGTACAGCGCGCCGCGCCTGATGGGGGGCCGCGCCGTCCAGTACGAGTACCGCCTCGTCGGCCTGGACGACGCATGGGTCGATGCCGGGGCGGCCCGCACCGCGTCGTTCACGAACCTGTCACCGGGTGGTTACCACTTCGAGGTCCGCGCGCGGGCCCATCGAGGAGCGCCACCAGGGACGGCGCGCACGCTCAGCTTCCAGGTGCCGGCCCGCTTCTACCAGACCGGATGGTTCCTGGGGCTCGCCCTCACGGCGATGACCCTGGTCATCGTCGGCCTCGTGCGGTTGCGGATCGGGCACTTGCGGCGGCACCAGCAGGACCTGCAGCGCCTCGTCGAGGAACGCACGGCCGCCCTGCGGCACGAGATGCAGGAGCGGGAACGGGCCGAACGTGAGCGGCGGGCGCTCGACGATCGAATCCAGCAGGCGCAGCGCCTCGAAAGCCTCGGCGTGCTGGCCGGCGGCGTGGCGCACGACTTCAACAATCTGCTCGTCGGCGTCCTCGGCGAGGCCAGCCTTGCCCTCGCCGATCTGCCGGCGGGCTCGTCGGGGCGCAAGCACGTCGAACGCATCGAGCGCGCGGCGTTGCGGGCCAGCGAACTCACGTCGCAGATGCTCGCCTACTCGGGACGAGGCCGGTTCATCGTGGTGCCGGTGGCGCTCGAGGAACTCGTCGAAGAGGTGCGTGAGCTACTCGGGTCGATCATCCCGGCGACCGTCACCGTCAGCCACGATTTTCCGCGATGGCTGCCGATGATCGCGGGCGATCCTTCGCAGTTGCGGCAGGTCGTGATGAACCTGCTCACCAACGCCGCCGAAGCGACTGGCCGGGACGGGGGGCAGATCCGCATCTCGGCCGGCACGCGGACGTTGCGCCCCGGCGAGGCCGCGACAACGCATCAGCCGGGAGTGCTCGGCCTGGCACCAGGCGATTACGTGTGGCTCGAGGTGCGCGACTCCGGCGCCGGCATGGATGCCGAGACCCTCGACCGCATCTTCGATCCGTTCTTCACCACCAAGCCCGCGGGACGCGGCCTGGGGTTGGCCGCAGTGCAGGGCATCGTACGAAGCCACGCTGGGCGGATCCTGGTTACGAGCGAGCCAGCGGTCGGGACCACGTTCACGCTGCTGTTCCCCTGCATGCGTAACGCGTCCGACGCTCCGCCGAGGCGGACCGAGCGGGGACGCGAGAGGCTCGCGAAGCCAGTGGTCGCCACGAGCGTCGAGGCGACGCATGGCACCGGAGTCGCTGGCGCGGTGGTCGCGCCACACGTACTGGTCGTCGACGACGAGCGACTCGTGCGCGACGTCGCGCGCGTGGCTCTGCGCCGAACCGGACACGTCGTGACCGAGGTCCCCACCGGCGAGGAAGCCGTGGCGACGTTCAGCGAGCGTCCCGGAGCGTTCGACGTGGTGGTCCTGGACCTGACGCTTCCGGGCATCCAGGGACGCGCCGTCCTCCAGGCCATGCGCGAGGAGCGACCGCATCTGCCGATCGTCCTCACCAGCGGCTACACCGCCGAAGAGGCAGGGGATCTCACGGCTTCTCCCAGCACGGTGTTCCTGCAGAAGCCGTGGCGCCCCGAGCAGCTGGTGCATTGCGTCCGCGAGTTGATGGCGGACGCGGCGGCGCGCCCGGTCGAGCCGGCCTGA
- a CDS encoding winged helix-turn-helix domain-containing protein: MNQTCDRAAVRFGPFLCEPINGRLLRAGAELGVPPRSLAILGCLVQRPCRLVTKQDLLDHVWKDAFVTDTSLSEAVSVLRQALGDDAQEPSHVQTVPRRGYRVEPAGDPLPVGQQLASESSLAVSADGRLIVGVLVVRQQAPVALRPLPVVR; the protein is encoded by the coding sequence ATGAACCAGACCTGCGACCGGGCGGCCGTCCGCTTCGGCCCGTTCCTGTGCGAACCCATCAACGGCCGCTTGCTGCGTGCCGGCGCCGAGCTCGGCGTGCCGCCGCGGTCCCTGGCCATCCTGGGCTGCCTCGTGCAACGGCCCTGCCGGCTCGTCACCAAGCAGGACCTGCTCGACCATGTCTGGAAGGACGCCTTTGTCACCGACACCTCCCTGTCTGAGGCCGTGAGCGTGCTCCGGCAGGCGCTCGGCGACGACGCGCAGGAGCCAAGCCACGTGCAGACGGTGCCGCGCCGCGGCTACCGCGTCGAGCCCGCGGGCGACCCGTTGCCTGTGGGACAGCAGCTGGCCAGCGAATCGTCCCTGGCCGTGTCGGCTGACGGGCGGCTGATCGTCGGGGTGCTCGTCGTGCGCCAGCAGGCGCCGGTGGCGCTCAGGCCGCTGCCGGTGGTTCGCTGA
- a CDS encoding sulfite exporter TauE/SafE family protein, whose amino-acid sequence MAALLPGDALTLCSAALLIGLSKGGIGGPLPTMLATLMISHRVSVATAVALAVPMLMVGDAFALYTYWGTWDRKHTWALIPAGAVGVGIGLFLLRGLPDRSLRVGLGVAGLVVTGYKIFSHWRGHEHHKHRSWHGPLAGLLSGTASAMLNAGGPPITSYLLLQPMTPTVFMGTNTLFFATINLLKLPGSLAAGVVAPSALAWSMAFCPLVAIGVFLGRYVIRRIDAKVFDHIMTVVLVIACAWLIATAFI is encoded by the coding sequence GTGGCGGCGCTGCTGCCTGGAGACGCGCTGACGTTGTGCAGCGCGGCGCTGCTGATCGGCCTCTCGAAGGGCGGCATCGGCGGCCCGCTGCCAACGATGCTGGCGACGCTGATGATCAGTCACCGCGTGAGCGTCGCCACCGCGGTTGCGCTCGCGGTGCCGATGCTGATGGTGGGTGACGCCTTCGCGCTCTACACGTACTGGGGCACATGGGATCGCAAGCACACGTGGGCGCTGATTCCTGCCGGTGCCGTCGGCGTCGGCATCGGATTGTTCCTGCTGCGGGGCTTGCCCGACCGCTCGCTGCGCGTCGGCCTCGGTGTCGCCGGGCTCGTCGTCACGGGCTACAAGATCTTCAGTCACTGGCGCGGGCACGAACACCACAAGCATCGCTCGTGGCACGGACCGTTGGCCGGACTGCTGTCGGGCACCGCGTCGGCGATGCTCAACGCGGGCGGTCCGCCGATCACGTCCTACCTGTTGCTGCAGCCGATGACGCCGACCGTGTTCATGGGCACCAACACGTTGTTCTTCGCGACCATCAACCTGCTCAAGCTGCCCGGCTCGCTCGCCGCCGGCGTCGTCGCACCGTCGGCGCTGGCGTGGTCGATGGCGTTCTGCCCGCTCGTCGCGATCGGCGTCTTCCTCGGTCGCTACGTCATCAGGCGCATCGATGCCAAGGTCTTCGATCACATCATGACCGTCGTCCTGGTGATCGCGTGTGCCTGGCTCATCGCCACGGCGTTCATTTGA